ACGCAGCCAGCAATGACCCTAGGGTTCAAGCTGGCGCTAATGCTTTTTGGGCAACTAACCATAAAAGCGGCCTTCGTTGAACCAGTCATTTTGGCATCAACTTCACTGCAGGCGGTGTTACAGTGAATTGAACTGGAACCGCTGACTTTAGAATTCTGTGGAGTTTTGCTTGAGTTGTTTAATGGTATTGCATTAGGAGCATCGACTTCCAGAGTCTTTCTTAAACGCTGACGGCCTCTATGCATGTGCCGCTCACAATATTTCTGACCAGAAACCACATTCCTTTTACACCTCCATTTCTTCCCATCAGTTCTTCTACACCTCCCTGGTTCTGGATCCATCATGTTTCTATAATCAACTGCCAGAGGACTGAAACCCACAACTGATACTAAGAAAGACAGTGGATCTCCTGTTACTTTTACTATTATAGaccaaattttagaaaaaaaaaatacacgaAAAAACACTCTCGAGCACAAGTAATCAACAAAACAGCTGATATCTCcatctttataaaaataatgattaaAGAGAAACCATAAAACAGGCAAGTAGAGCGTTAAGAAGACTTACAGCTTGGATTTAGTCTATGGTTTCCACCATTATCGAATCCAAAAGATGAAGCCACATTCTTTGAAATGGGAAGTACAAGTGAAGAAGGCACTGGGAGGCCAGCTGCTATGTACTTGTATATAATCACCTGTCGCTGAAGCTCACCCAGCTGAGCCGCTGTTAATAGCGCCTTCCCGTATTTGATTACAGAGCCACGATGATCACCAATCCCGTTGCGTAGTTTTATCGACGGTGATTCTGCTCCTTCCCTTACCTGATAACTCTTCTTTACTTCGATCAGCTTCCGTAATTCATCTTCATCACTCCCATGGGGCCCACCGCCttccaaaaagaaaaataaaaatcaacaaGCTAATTCATGCTATAAACAAACAAACCTGCTGGATATGAGAGTAACCACAATTGACATCAGCATACCTGAAAAGCTCAAAAGATAATCACTGAAGGCTGAGCTTCTTCGTAGAGTTTTAGCCTCCATGGTCACGTCAATCGAAGATCATTAACATATAAGATCAAGAGGCCGAGACCCTTGAGCTAATTAACTTAGTAGATATGGATAGGATCTGTGATATTTGTGCTTCCAAAAGTGAACTGAAAAGCCAAAGCAGAAGCCAACGCCTACTACTTAAACACGAAGTCATGAAAGCGGTGGCAGGTTTCTGACACCGTCAGCCT
The sequence above is a segment of the Manihot esculenta cultivar AM560-2 chromosome 5, M.esculenta_v8, whole genome shotgun sequence genome. Coding sequences within it:
- the LOC110614612 gene encoding growth-regulating factor 9 isoform X1, with translation MEAKTLRRSSAFSDYLLSFSGGGPHGSDEDELRKLIEVKKSYQVREGAESPSIKLRNGIGDHRGSVIKYGKALLTAAQLGELQRQVIIYKYIAAGLPVPSSLVLPISKNVASSFGFDNGGNHRLNPSLSVVGFSPLAVDYRNMMDPEPGRCRRTDGKKWRCKRNVVSGQKYCERHMHRGRQRLRKTLEVDAPNAIPLNNSSKTPQNSKVSGSSSIHCNTACSEVDAKMTGSTKAAFMVSCPKSISASLNPRVIAGCVMIPSTVPTDSTITTAIVGTNEGRSNKNHKTETIVDMNVNCSENVSLKNLIGGNNSRNITNTKGLAFQGLNFSPKSVLQVQNCGTTCLCRNYIDVEPGRCKRTDGKKWRCRRDVVPSEKYCEMHMHRGAKKRVEASQSPALLNANPEVISTTSSCMHPTAIFPKRGHDINLNTNLSISIAANPQPVVIGNSSDTTISNNSDTTISNPIIASCKDGDFSS
- the LOC110614612 gene encoding growth-regulating factor 9 isoform X2, which produces MEAKTLRRSSAFSDYLLSFSGGGPHGSDEDELRKLIEVKKSYQVREGAESPSIKLRNGIGDHRGSVIKYGKALLTAAQLGELQRQVIIYKYIAAGLPVPSSLVLPISKNVASSFGFDNGGNHRLNPSFVGFSPLAVDYRNMMDPEPGRCRRTDGKKWRCKRNVVSGQKYCERHMHRGRQRLRKTLEVDAPNAIPLNNSSKTPQNSKVSGSSSIHCNTACSEVDAKMTGSTKAAFMVSCPKSISASLNPRVIAGCVMIPSTVPTDSTITTAIVGTNEGRSNKNHKTETIVDMNVNCSENVSLKNLIGGNNSRNITNTKGLAFQGLNFSPKSVLQVQNCGTTCLCRNYIDVEPGRCKRTDGKKWRCRRDVVPSEKYCEMHMHRGAKKRVEASQSPALLNANPEVISTTSSCMHPTAIFPKRGHDINLNTNLSISIAANPQPVVIGNSSDTTISNNSDTTISNPIIASCKDGDFSS